aaaagggggaaaaagaagaagaagaaaatgagaatgGCTGAAGAAGGTGGGTGTAGGGTGAGTGGCGTACCGGAGGGTGTGGGtgtaaagagaagaaagatgagGCTTCGGCCGCCGCAATTTGTACGGACACGCCGTGGGTGGCGCTGACAGCCACTGCCGCTCCGCCGGGGGACAACAACCAACCATCACCATTATTTTGGAAGAGGTGTGGGTTGGTTTCTCTTACcacaatttaatcaaatttagcTTTCTATAATATGGAGATTTGTAGTCTACTTTTTAGATTAGGAACGAATTATTGAAGCTGGTTGAAACGATGTGATTCATAATTTTActacataaattatatatatatatatataaaaaaaactgaaaaaaacaCCATTATTTTGGTTCTAAATTTCGAAATGTTATATGTTTTCATCCAActtagtttcatttttattatatagatataaaaaaacttcaaCCAAAACAAGTTTAACCTTTTTAAATGGTGATTGAATAAGGttataaaaactatattattcTGCATTCTAAAATCTCTATTTCGCAAACTAGAACTCTAGaagaatgaaatatatatatatagtactattttgtatttttgatATTAATTGGAATAGAAAATTTCTGAAGGGTGCTATATTTGACGAGTTTGTAGTGGACACAAACCCTTGTAGCTATTCTAGATGATTTAGTTTATGAGAATTTAATCTACATATTGATGAAATTATTGTGTAAGAGAGAAGGCAATACTTTGGacagagaaaaaggaaaatgagatAAGTAAGGGAAAGTGCAGAGATTATTAAATCGAAGAAATGAAGAGTtgaaagttgtaaatattgacaAATTAAAGATGGTTTTTGATGCTTTTTATTGACAACTCCCCTTCCTCATTAAACAAATTGAAACCCCATTAtcttaaactaattaatatattatagtatatagtttaatttagaaataaaataagaaatatacgattaaaaaagagagaaacacCATGTGAGAGGCACCTAATTTTCTTCGAATCTTGCATAAGGTTGCATGTTCTCACAAATGCCCACTTACAACACACAAACACTCTtcttaccttttctttttatattatgattctatttctcattttattttttcccttaTTAGCTTTCActgtttttgttcttctgtTCTTTTCTACTTAACATCCATCTCTCGTCtctttctccaatttacaatACTTTAAAACACCCTCACCATTGTTActaaacctttctttttcatactaataaaacattattatatttattcaaacaTTTACAACGTCcttagttttaaaacaaaaattagaaataaatagatttttagGTTATAACTAAGCACTATTGACGGGGGGAAGTGCTATGGCATGCAAAGGGGTGAAAGAACTTCATAATAAGAGGATAcattataaattattcaatCCTATATGAATCTTCAAGGTTTGTGTTCTTCTACtctctttaacttttaaagttataaacttagagtatttcatatttaaacaaCTTTGTAAATAAATGTGATATAAAAGACTAGAAAAGTAATTTATGGTTGGATTAACTAATGGTATTGATATATTgttatatgtatgtgtgtatatcATATCTAAATGAGacaatttgaatatatataaaaaaattaggataGAAAAACTTCATAagtaatttaagaaaattccTTATCTATATACCTAACTCTAATATTTCATAATTGAGAGTTTggatatataaacatatatataattaggttaagtttataaaaaaaaaaatagtggtAACCTAATCCAATTCATGTACAACTCAGATGATTGATGGAGAGAAAGTCCAAGGCTTAAAGGCCTttaatcatattattattatatgtatatatatatatatatatattaagaaataaaggtgattgaaattaaaaagcaTTAGGAGTGAATTTGTTTAGAGTATAAACAGATAGCCGACTAACTTCCTGGGGTGCCATGTGtttggattttgattttttcacAATTATTTACTCCttaattctttaatatatattatattctaattAACAAACCTTGTTGGCTCCACTAATCTGCTAATTAATTAGGTGTCAACTACTTAAGTACCTCTCTCTTAGATCCTTTCATCTTTGTTTTCCAtctaattgaataatttttatccaccttttaaaaattccattcattattatattacactgtatatatatatatatatatatatatatatatatattgtttgattttcagaaaacttttcttcttttaactttagaaCTTGgggtttatttattaaaaaatgtgttgggttttaatctctatcagtaaagtagaagagttatgAGAAACACCTCACAAATTccattttatctctttttcttttcttttttatgataattagtCAATTTCTCTTGATTTCCTTTTATCATAACACATTTAAAGTTATTGGTTTTACCTCTTCttacacaaataaataaataaaactaaattttgtgtttaaatgacaataataaaatgagaaaatttctttatatagGCTGttgattataaattattaatataaattaaaagtgatCTTTTAGGTTCAAATTCATCCCTTAATCCTTCtacttgaaaaagaaactaaaagaaagtaatccatctcaaatcattttaagtttaagaAACATTgtcttaaaagttaaaaataatatagtagTATTTTTTATCggatccaaaattttataaatagagtataatataaaaatatttataaagtcaAACTCATCATATTATTTATAGgaatcaataatatatcatattgctaatagaagtttatcaattATGGATTATGTTGGTAATAGAGAGCCTATCTACGATAAATCGACAGagttagattttgttatatgtaccatttaaaaaaaaaaaagttttttacACGTTTTACTATTATACtttctaaatttgattaaaatttcaaatttggttcTCAATAAGAAGAGTAATTTGTATGGGATTGTGTcttttaacactttttttttacaatgcTTAgttgtatttagtttctttgtaaATAACTTAACCAAAGTTTAATTTGGGTACTAGTTTGATTGtattaaaatccatatttatgattttgtatattttaatttgtgtcAATATTGGAGAATATATATAGgtgtaattatatatcactttaagcttttttttacatttaatttttatgatgaaatatattatatttatattgacGTTGGAATAACACTACGAATACTATAAATAAGTGTCAACGTGTGTAATTCAACCACGTTCAAAAAGTATCACGAGTAAAACATTATTGACATTAATTACTAACATTATATTGATTGTGACAAATATTGGATGTGAAtgtaaatgtttaattaaccAACATATAAGATGGcctttataaacaaattaaagaagaaaaaaatcagttTCCGATTAGAAAATGAAGCATGTGGAATTAGCtacctcttttaattttctttctttctttctttccaccTCAACTACCactcatatattatataagaaACGAAAGATAAAAAGGGCAAAATTGATATAGAAATAGTTGATAAGGCCAATAGATCAGAGTATcgtaataatataaatatatatgttgagTTGAGTTCCTATCTATTGGGAAAGTCCCCATTATCTAAAGCAAACTtctaattaaaacatttgtataatttaaaagtaattaattaggCAACCTCAGGTTAAGTTAACAAAAGAGATGGCAGAATAATAATTGAGTTCCAAAGTGTagacataatatatatatatatgtaatgcTGACTCATTGcattaacaaaaacatataCTAATTGAGTTCCAATCTATGCAATCTATGtttccataatttttcttaaacctTTGCTTATAATTACTTATTATTGATACTCTTACTTTCAACACTCACGAGTTTCAATTTCTATAGGTTCTTACTCTtggttttaaataaatatattagttggtatttaatcttgaaatttattcccactatatctatatattttcattttcattttcccttgtactgtttttttttataatatattattttgattttaaaacttcGAGGAGGAGCaaaggggaaaagaaaactttaactAAAACTGTTCTCAAGTTaatctaagaaaaaaattaaaagatagccctttaaaatttgcatatcctaacattatttaattatttaattatttaatacgTAAATAAAagatgtgtttttaaaaattttatttccgATATCTAAAGTGAAGTTAGGTTGATCAAAACTTACACGACCTTCTCTTCAACTTATACTAAAATCTCAATGGACTCCATAACTCATGAATGCATTGCACTATGAATTTGGACTTTAGACGGcccaatattaattttttattcaatttgaagATGGGCCTATTGAATCCACTAGGCCCATTGAAGATATATTCAAAAAAGTTCtctcttatttatatttaaattatatgtgGGTCACTTGACATGATCATTAAATAGTGCATAAAgatcaacaataaaaaaaataaaaataaaaattgggagtataaagacaaaataaatagaatatatatattttttttttgaagaagaaaggttAGAGATCCATATTAGAAAACTTgtataaattataagaattaaataagTGCAAAAACCCAAAAGTCTAAAGACtgaattaaaaatgttgctaagTACAAATACGTACTTTGTAACatgaataaattttgtaatttaatcaattgaaaaattcaaacccattacaatttttaaaaaaagaaaagaaaaagaagatatattATTACAAGTCATAATCATAAGCATTAATTAAAGACGACATTACATTTCTTAGagataaatcaaatataaaattacagATAATAAtctctatattatatatatgattatctTTTCTGTGTCATCATGAGCCGAAAGTCTTGAAAATTCACATAGCCATCGCCATCATGATCAACTCCTTCAATCATCTTTTTACATTGTTTGAGGTCACATTTTTGCCATCCAAATTTGCTCAATGTTCTCTTTAACTTCTCAGCACAAATCAATCCATTCTTATCACCATCAAATATCAGAAAAGCTTCCCTaagaatttcttcttcttcctcccccTTCTGCAAAACCCTATATTAAAACGTTTCgtcatcaaaattaaaagctaaGAATGTGTTTACCATCCGTTACGCCTAACCCAGTCgtctcttttaaattttccaaaatatacAAGTACagtcaaaataaataaaggaaaaatataaaccaaatttgaaagtataaagattaaaatgaaatcaaagtAGTATTTAAATGGTCTATTTTAGATCAAAAGTTGAAGcacgttttataaaaagtGCTTAAACTAATATGTAAGTCATACTCACTCTAAAAATTCATCCATTTCAATGAATCCATCACGGTCTGAATCCATTTCCTTCACCATTTCTTCAGCTTCCATTGTAGCTTTCAGCTTTTTATATCCTAGACGATAGAGAAATTGACTGAGCTCTTTCGTCGAGATCTTGCCGTCACCATCGGAGTCGAGGAGGTTGAAGAGGAGCTGGAAGTGGTTAAAAGTGGTGAAAGATGGTAACTTTTGGTTGTTTAGGGATTTTTGGAAGAAGGGTTTTGAGGAAATATTCCTATGGAAGAAAGTAGGGAATAAGGAAGAGGTAAGATTGAACATAACTAAGAGAAGtgaaatttttctataagagAAATTGTGAAAAGAAACAGTTTATGTAAGTAGAAGAGAAGTTTAAAGTCCTACGGCTCTTAATTTAGAATTCTGTCTGTTTTCAATATCATAATAATGGAAGGGGGCAAAAAGGAAAGGCccattgtttttgttttgtagcATTTATAAGGAATAAATACATATGTCAGTCAGTATGTGAGTGGAGAGCTTTATACCAATCCCAACACACATCCCACGACTCGACTTGGTCGTCTCTCAAGGGTGGAGCTCACGAAGATTCACCGTGAGTGGTTTATCAAACTAACATTTACCACGGTTTAGCTTTTCTTTCCTATTTTAAGTTTACCTCGCTCTGCTTGCTTCAGTGGTTGAATCTGATGTGGGAAAGGGTGATGATCTTAATTAGTAATTGTCACTGGAGTAGGATGTAGTTGTCTCCACGATTGGAATTTTGCGAGTAGGTTGGTGTTATGTCTCTTTTCTGTATTATCTCTGTATACTTGTAATAGGGTTGCATAGTACTATTGTACACTTCCTTAAGAAGCAGGTCGATTCGATAATTGTGTGTTAGGCTTTTTGAActgttgattttgaaaatctaGTGGCTCAATCAACTGCATCTTATTAACTTTAAGATGTCAAATATATAACTTATTatgcaaaaaatataaaagttttctttttgagaaTATGTGAAGAGAAGATAGAGAGTCAAAGGGCAAAGGcccaaatattataattaatggatAAAAGTAGCCCAAGCTCAGGTCAGGATAGGGCTTGGCTCATCAGAAGGGAAATGGATACCATACTTCTTTTACCTTGAAACATTTACGGGTATTCGAGACCAGGAgtgaattattttaatctagattattataagtttgattaaaCTAGTTTACGTCTGAgatgtagattattttagattGGATCTATTCTATTCAATACCGTCGTGGTTTTCCTTTGGGCCATTTGACTTGAAAGAACTAATAGAATCTTCAATAGCAAGGCTAGAACGGAGATCGAGTTATGGGAAGATATAACAGCACTCACGGGCCTTTGGAGTAGTAGAGCTAAACTATTCTCTAATTATGATGCTAGTACTATTGCATTAAACATTAGatatgttgtaaatttagGAATTAGATTCAAcataattaagtataaaacaacattttaaaaaatttgcaaacatagcaaaatttatcaaattctatcaatgatacaagtctatcatcgataggctatgttgtaaatattggtttatcactgatagatcatacaaGATTATcaacgatacaagtctatcagcgattgttttgctatatttgtaatttttttaaaatattactatatccttaattattatttctcaaatgaccatcaattacaattaccctaAACATTAAGGCTTTTGTATAACTTTTTGTAGGCCTGTTGGGCTATTCTCTAGCCATTTTCTTTGGACATTGATTAATTCCTTACTTCCTATACTTGTTTTCTTGATATTTATGAAACATGAATGATGGTAGAGGTAAACGAGTGTCCACCTAGTAGAAATGTCCATATGCACCTATTGACACCTGTAGTATGTGTTTGACGTGTAGactgttttagttttttagtttgatatggaaaatagtaaatattgtagtaaagaataaaaaatgataaattttgaataggAAAAATTGTAACAATTAGTAAATTTGGtagttaattaaaagttttaaaatagtgTTTAACTTACctaattgaatatttttaaataatatttactcGAGGAAGATgaatatttaaactaattttagaGTGAATTTCCGAGTGCTTCACAAATAGAATTTTAAGTGCCAAGAAGGATTTAAATacgaaaaaattaatttcataagaGTCCTAAAGTGTGAACATAAGTATCAATAGTTTGTACGATCAAATTCCTCAATATAATCGGTTTTAAGAGTTAAGAGTAAGACCTATAATATTGTAATACAATCATCATTatcatttcatatatatataatatatattagacaAACTTTTAATGGGTGACTCACCAACCAACTAACAATGATTGAAAATAGAACATGtttagaaaagagagaaaatataacaaaaacaatagtctaatcttaaattttgaatagaaaaaaatagtttcataaaaaaaattagtttcaaCTAATCTGTGTTCTCTGTTTCTAATTACTTTAAACATGtagaatatagtttaaaaaattaatgaaagattaacattttttaaatatatttctttctttttcttgccTTTTAACtccaatcaattttctttgtaaaaaaaaaaaaaaacaaattctagCACCCTTCAATTTTCCagtaaaattttgacaaaagagGAATCAAAGAGGCAAGAATTTaagttatataaaaaaaaaaagtttcatttcGAGAGCGATTGCGGCGACGAGGCGTCGGAGCACGGCGGAGCGCCGTGTCTAAGGAGGAGTTCGCGGGCAAGGGCTTGAAGATCACCCTCTCCTGGCGCCGTGGATGAACCGCCACCTCCGCCGGCGAACTGGCGGTGGTCGAGCCGTTGCTGTTGCATGGCCCATGCAGGCTGAGCCATTGGGTCGAAGAGCGACGACAAGTCATAAGTGGCCGGCAGGGAGGAAGCCGATGGCAGGTCAGAGATAGAAAGCGGTGGTTGCGCCGGAAAACTTGGCGGGGGAGGTGGCGGAGGTGGGTTCGGCGGCGACGGGAGCTCTAGTGTTGCTAGATGGGCTTGAAGGTACGTCAGCTCGGCTTGTAAACTCACCACCTGCcaatgttttgaatttcacacatatatatattctattattattattaacctTCTAATTCAATCTCAAAGTACTTAGAAAGATtacacaacaaataaaaaagtgatCTGTAAAAATCTCTGTTTTCATTGTTGGATTATGTTGGTTGAGgtaaacaaattttcaattatagaattgtttttttggggtattattttataaaataagtaaattacCAACCATACTGTTAATACACAGTACACAGACATTTACGTAGTAGGTATTTCCAAATGTGCAGTATACATATTAGgtacaaaaaacaaaaacaaaacaaaataactattatACTCCAATATATAcatcaaacatttttcaaaaaacaggGAATATAATATGATCAAGTTAAATCATACGTAAATTACCTTAAGTTTAAAACTGTAGTCCATAGGCTTCATTCACTTTCACGCATTTATGTTTTCCTTACCATCAAACTTGTACTGATAATTTTAACTACGAAAAACTTAGctcctaattaataaaattttcacttttagttttatatacttcaaaattcttcaaattctttgttttccCATCTGttaataatagttttgaaatcttatccaatttttttttttaaaaatgttaaaattttaggtttttagTTTAAATGTAGAGAACAGATTAATTAAAATCCTGCGTGTGTAATGAAAAGTTTCCAAAATAAAGCATTACATATTTAAGAAAGCAAAACATTATGACCACATTTggtaattatattcttttagtttttgaaaatgaagttaaCAAATAGTTGTGTATTTGTTGTGTATTTTTTaccaaatgaaattgaaatactAAAGAAAGTAGTTCTGAAAAGGGAAAatagacaaaattaaaaatatatatacgtatATGGAAGAAGGTATTACGAAttcaattgatatatattgtgTGTTATTTTTGATTTTGAGAAGATACACTAACAGGAAGCTAAAAATTGGGGAAACGTAGGAAATGAGTGTTGTCTCTCTAATCAAAGGGCTTAACTTTAAGGCTATAGACAGACCAATTCCCTAATAAgtgcaaataataataataaaacaaggAATAAAAACCCCCAAAACactcaaaaaaagaagacagaTCACTTTGATTAGGGAATAATACCGCAGTAACCGCCGAAGAAATGATTTGATAATAATCAACGAATGACTGATAGCTCTAGATTTTGAGTAAACTCAGTAgggtaaaataaaaataaagttaaactGCCaccctaattaaatttaattactagcTTTTCCTACCCATTTAAGGGTATAGTGTACCCTAGTATTTGAAGGGTATAACAGCCCTATATCTCTAAAACCCCATTTCTTTTAGTTGCCTTTTTTGGGTTTTCAAAACTGAAACAAACAACccccatttttaaaataaaaataagaaaactcaatttcCCACTTCTGAAATAGCTTCAAAAACTAGCCTTTGTTTGAAACAAGTAAATTtccataaaagaaatattacaAGACAAACAGAATTATTTATTTCCattaattagtatttattatgcaaaataagaaagaaagtggagataaaatataataaatatacagTCAATCTGAATACACCTTAACAAATCAAGATGgagaatcaaaattcaagtttacCTGTTGTTGAAGAGCGAAAATATGAGCAACGCAACCGTATACGGGGTCTCGGAGGCGGGCTTGAGCCTCGTAACAAATAGTGACGACGGCATCCAGACGTTTGTGGACGGGAATATGAAGGAGGAGCTTGGAGACGTTGCTAGCTCCAAACACCTTGTGTACAGCTGCGAAATGAGCTGCCCCTTGCTCGGAGTCAAAATAAGGAGCAAATATGCAACCGGGAACACACTTTCTTCTCAAAAACTTGCAAGCCCCACATGGACCTCCTCCGCCGGCACCGACACTCCCGCCGGTACTGGCAGTTCCCGGCCCTCCGCCGCCGCTTGTACTAGGGTTGGCACTCATGCTAGGAGatagataacaaaagaattttgatttttataaaagtagaTATGGATTTTGAAGGGAGAAGAGGGGGTTTTAGGGTTTGGTGGAAAATTGAGGAAGTgaaagaaatgtatttttttggGGGgaggattttaatttaatgaggagaaagaagagaagaaatgactttatttgaaaagaggaaaataaaaaaataagaaagaaagaaagaaagaaagaaagaaagaaagaaagtctTTAAAGCCACGCGAGAGAGcaaagccttaacacctacATTTAGCTGCTTGCGTGAAGCAAACATGCGATAAGCCCTATTGCTAAATAttactctctttttctttttatatttttagtgctctctctctttctttctttctttctttttaaattctctCACTTGAAATCCCTCGTgagtttttgttgttgttttttttaatcttctacCTATACAACACTCTCTTCTaataattctaattataattgtaaCACATTATTTAGAGAGggggtatttttgttttcttattaacaaagtaaatattatatataaagaaattggTAGGTTTGGAGACGTGTCCAACAGACTGTCTAAATTTTGCCACACTGCGAGTTTTAAGCTGCGTGGAGAGCAAAAGACGtcaaccttttctttcttcttttcttttcttttttttttttgctaatgggttcaaattgaataatgactcagcttcttttatttatatatatttttcatttatggcTTTTCATTTACTATAAAAAGCCAAAAGAGGAAAGTGGGTAAGAAAAGCTATATGAGACTCATATCCAAAATCACCTTCTTCTTTGATTTATAATGATGAAGCCCTTTTGAAACCCAAGCCACTCAAAAACTCAATAGTTGAAGGAATGAGTGCGAGAGTGAGACAGAATTGGCTCTGCTCTTAACTTTCCAAAAAAACAACACATTGTATGAAAAATGGTGCTATTTTTTCTACAAAAATTCCTGAAGAAACAGACCGTAATATACCATTGTTTTCGTTAAAGATAAAATAGGAGGTTcgaatatttttctctttcaaaaaatgatcaaatgaAATTGCACTATACACTgattaaagttattttattctttaataagTATGATAATCTTTAACTTTAAACTATTGAAAGCATAACCAAGCTAGGAACGTAACAAATATGACatgttaattaatcaaaa
This DNA window, taken from Cucumis sativus cultivar 9930 chromosome 6, Cucumber_9930_V3, whole genome shotgun sequence, encodes the following:
- the LOC101216363 gene encoding calmodulin-beta, which codes for MFNLTSSLFPTFFHRNISSKPFFQKSLNNQKLPSFTTFNHFQLLFNLLDSDGDGKISTKELSQFLYRLGYKKLKATMEAEEMVKEMDSDRDGFIEMDEFLEVLQKGEEEEEILREAFLIFDGDKNGLICAEKLKRTLSKFGWQKCDLKQCKKMIEGVDHDGDGYVNFQDFRLMMTQKR
- the LOC101220603 gene encoding LOB domain-containing protein 18; amino-acid sequence: MSANPSTSGGGGPGTASTGGSVGAGGGGPCGACKFLRRKCVPGCIFAPYFDSEQGAAHFAAVHKVFGASNVSKLLLHIPVHKRLDAVVTICYEAQARLRDPVYGCVAHIFALQQQVVSLQAELTYLQAHLATLELPSPPNPPPPPPPPSFPAQPPLSISDLPSASSLPATYDLSSLFDPMAQPAWAMQQQRLDHRQFAGGGGGSSTAPGEGDLQALARELLLRHGAPPCSDASSPQSLSK